A stretch of the Solanum dulcamara chromosome 6, daSolDulc1.2, whole genome shotgun sequence genome encodes the following:
- the LOC129892338 gene encoding uncharacterized protein LOC129892338 has product MKRYRNGEIWDFEEEMQLLGDGFCDQREVILGLDGDTTCTVCVCMPLIPFADELPDPPPILSRAVAGCSNHNSVGESSARDALELVMADALSKAGSTRFCVQAVCLAVSGVNHPTDIERIMNWLRDIFPTHVQFFVQNDAVAALASGTMGKLHGCVLIAGTGTIAYGFTKDGRDARAAGAGPVLGDWGSGYGIAAQALTAAVRDYDGRGPYTALTSSILRKLDLSSPDELIGWTYSDPSWARIAALVPVVVTCAEGGDEVANKILRDAVQELASSVKAVVRRLQLCGEDGNDPFPLVMVGGVLEANRKWNIGREVINCICKDFPGVHPICPKVEPAIGAALLAWNLLARYSRQGTLRSETYSS; this is encoded by the exons ATGAAGAGGTATAGGAATGGAGAAATATGGGATTTTGAGGAAGAAATGCAGCTTCTTGGAGATGGGTTTTGTGATCAGAGAGAAGTGATATTGGGATTGGATGGTGATACAACTTGTACTGTTTGTGTTTGTATGCCTCTTATCCCTTTTGCTGATGAATTACCCGATCCTCCTCCCATCCTCTCACGAGCCGTCGCTGGATGCTCCAATCACAACAGCGTGGGAG AAAGCTCCGCGAGGGATGCTCTAGAGCTAGTCATGGCTGATGCTCTTTCAAAAGCAGGCTCAACACGTTTCTGTGTGCAAGCTGTTTGTTTGGCTGTCTCTGGTGTCAACCATCCAACAGATATAGAACGAATAATGAACTGGCTTAG AGATATATTCCCCACCCATGTCCAATTCTTTGTTCAGAATGATGCTGTAGCAGCTCTTGCAAGTGGAACAATGGGAAAGCTTCATGGTTGTGTCCTTATTGCTGGTACAGGAACAATTGCTTATGGTTTCACTAAAGATGGGAGAGATGCTCGAGCTGCTGGTGCTGGGCCTGTATTAGGAGATTGGGGAAG TGGATATGGTATAGCTGCACAGGCATTGACTGCTGCAGTTAGAGACTATGATGGTCGTGGTCCATACACTGCACTTACATCAAGTATCCTAAGGAAGCTGGATCTTTCTTCTCCTGATGAGCTTATCGG GTGGACCTATTCAGATCCATCTTGGGCTCGGATTGCGGCTCTTGTTCCAGTGGTAGTGACTTGTGCAGAGGGAGGTGATGAAGTAGCAAATAAGATATTGAGAGATGCGGTTCAAGAATTAGCTTCGAGTGTTAAAGCTGTTGTTAGAAGACTACAGTTGTGTGGTGAAG ATGGAAATGATCCATTTCCTCTTGTTATGGTTGGAGGTGTTCTTGAAGCCAACAGGAAATGGAATATAGGAAGAGAAGTAATTAACTGTATATGCAAAGACTTCCCTGGGGTTCATCCTATTTGTCCAAAG GTGGAACCTGCCATTGGAGCTGCTTTGCTTGCTTGGAACTTGTTGGCTAGATATAGTCGACAAGGGACTCTGAGAAGTGAAACCTATTCTTCTTAA